CGTCAGTATCGGTCCAGAAAGCCGCCTTCGCCACTGGTGTTCCTTCGAATATCTACGGATTTCACCCCTACACTCGAAATTCCACTTTCCTCTCCCGTACTCAAGTCTGCCAGTTTCCAATGCACTTCCCAGGTTGAGCCCGGGGCTTTCACATCAGACTTAACAAACCGCCTACACGCGCTTTACGCCCAATAATTCCGAACAACGCTTGCACCCTCCGTATTACCGCGGCTGCTGGCACGGAGTTAGCCGGTGCTTCCTCTAGAGGTACCGTCAATTCTGTTGGGTATTAGCCAACAAAGGTTTCTTCCCTCTTGACAGAGCTTTACGATCCGAAAACCTTCATCACTCACGCGGCGTTGCTGCGTCAGGGTTGCCCCCATTGCGCAAGATTCCCCACTGCTGCCTCCCGTAGGAGTCTGGACCGTGTCTCAGTTCCAGTGTGGCTGATCATTCTCTCAAACCAGCTATCCATCGTCGCCTTGGTGGGCCATTACCCCACCAACTAGCTAATGGACCGCGGACTCATCTGATAACAATAGCTTTCAAGAAGAGGCCATCTTTTCCCGCTGTATCCGAAGATACTGTGGGCTTATCCGGTATTAGCACTTCTTTCGAAATGTTATCCCAGATTATCAGGCAGATTATCCACGTGTTACTCACCCGTGCGCCACTCTACTCATTTCCCGAAGGAAACTTTCTCGTTCGACTTGCATGTGTTAGGCACGCCGCCAGCGTTCGTTCTGAGCCAGGATCAAACTCTCCAGTTATATAACTGAATTATTTAATTCTGTTGTTTACTCATTTTATTGCTTAATATTTCTGCAATCTTACGTTGCTGTCTGCTATTCAGTTTTCAAAGACCGACTTGCTTTTCTTTCCGGCTGCTCGTTGCAGCGGGAATGAACTCTAACGAATCTCTTCTTCGCTGTCAAGCGCTTTTCTTATCTATTTTTTCCACCGCGCCTACTCATCACATCCCTCTGTGTTTTCGGCGACGGAGGCAGAGTTATATACGAACTGAAGCCTACCTGTCAACAGCGAAAGTGGTAAAAATGACACACTCTTTTATTTAATTTATTGCGCCCAAAGAGACCACCCCGAAAAGCGGCCAACGGCACTTAAATGGCCTCGATGATGTAGTAATTTTTCTTACCCTTTTGAACCAGAATATAGGCTCCGTTGATCAGGTCTTTTTCCGACACCAGATATTCCTGATCGGTCACTTTGGCCTTATTCAAGCTGAGCCCATTTCCCTTAATGGTCCGACGCAACTCCCCTTTTGACGGAAAGGCCGCCGTTTCAGCTGCGAGCAATTCAACCACCGGCACACCAGCATCAATTTTAGCCCGAGGCACCTCAAATTTCGGCACACCGTCAAAGACCGACAGAAAGGTCTCTTTGTCGAGCTTTGCCAGACTTTCGGTGGTTGCTTTACCAAAGAGGATCTGCGACGCTTCAACAGCCTTATCGTACTCCTCTTCACTGTGAACCATACAGGTGACTTCTTTGGCCAGTCGCTTTTGTAAAGGTCGTTCATGGGGAGCAGCCTTCTGCTCTGCCACCAAAGAGGCCACCTCGTCCTTACCGAGCAAGGTGAAAATCTTGATATACTTCTCCGCATCCTCGTCAGACACATTCAGCCAGAATTGATAAAACTTATAAGGCGTGGTCAGTTTCGCATCAAGCCAAACATTGCCACTTTCCGTTTTGCCGAATTTACCGCCATCCGCTTTGGTTATGAGCGGGCAGGTCAGAGCAAAGGCCTCGCCGGCTTCTTTGCGACGCACCAACTCTGTTCCGGTGGTAATATTTCCCCACTGATCCGAACCACCCATCTGCAGCTTGCAATTCTTTTCACGATACAGGTGGAGAAAATCGGTTCCCTGAACCAGCTGGTAGGTGAATTCAGTAAACGACAGCCCAACCTTGGATTCTTCGCTGAGACGTTTTTTAACACTGTCCTTGGCCATCATGTAATTGACTGTGATGTGTTTGCCAATATCGCGGATAAACTCAAGAAAGCTGAATTCTTTCATCCAGTCATAATTATTGACCAACTCTGCGGCATTGGCGGCATCCGATTCAAAATCAAGAAACTTGGCCAACTGTTTTTTGATGCAGTCCTCGTTATGACGCAGAGTTTTTTCATCAAGCAGATTGCGCTCGGCGGACTTGCCCGACGGATCACCGATCATGCCGGTTGCCCCTCCGACAAGAGCAATGGGTTTATGACCGGCAAGCTGAAAATGCTTGAGCATCATGACACTGACCAGGTGGCCGATATGCAGCGAATCCGCCGTTGGATCGATACCGACATACGCGGAGGTCATCTCTTTTTGCAATTGTTCTTCGGTTCCGGGCATGATGTCGTGGATCATGCCCCGCCAGGTCAACTCTTCGACAAAATTCATTTTCAACACCTACAATTCACTCTATATGGTCACCAACCGTACTCTACCTACTCAGCCACTTCCATGACCCGCTCAATATGTCGGGCCTGTCCGGTAGATTCGTCAATATCAATCAGGACAGCGCAAAGGACAGGATCCTTTTTAGCCACCTCGAACCGCGCCGGCAACTGTGTGACAAATTTTTCCACCGCAATTTCCTTGCGGATTCCGATCACGGAATCACGGCTGCCGGTCATACCGACATCGGTCTGATACGCCGTACCGCCCGGCAGGATATGCTCATCAGCCGTAGGAACATGGGTATGCGTCCCAACAACAACAGACACGCGCCCATCAAGATAATGAGCCAGAGCCATCTTCTCGCTGGTGGCCTCGGCATGAAAATCCACCATCACCACCCGGACACTTTCAGGCAGGCCGGACAGATACTGATCCGCAAGACGGAACGGACAGTCGAGGTTATTCATAAACACCCGACCCTCAAGGTTGATCACCGCCACCTGGATCCCCGCGCTGGTTTCATAGAGCCCCAAGCCACGGCCCGGAGCACCGTCAGGATAATTCCCCGGGCGCAACACATCGTCAAAACGGTCCAACTGAGCAGCAAATTCCCGTTTATCCCAAATGTGATTACCTGAAGTGATAACATGCACACCAAGCTTGCGGAACTCTCGCACGACGTCTTCCGTCAGACCAAACCCGCCAGCCGCATTTTCACCGTTGACGACAATAAAATCAACCGCATGACGGTCAACCAACCGATCCAGGCAACGCGACAACAACTGCCGGCCAGCCCGGCCGACCACATCTCCAACAAAGAGCAGTTTCACAGTACAGCCTCTCTTTGACTATTTGGCATAATCAACGGCACGGGTTTCGCGAATGACGTTGACCTTGATTTGCCCCGGATAGGTCATTTCAGCTTCAATTTTGCCGGCAATATCTTTAGCAAGAACATGGGAATGGGCATCAGAAACCTGATCGCTTGAGACCATCACCCGAATCTCACGTCCGGCTTGGATCGCGTAACAACTGTCGACGCCCTCAAAGGAGGTGCCGATGCGCTCAAGTTCCTCCAGACGCTTGACATACGTTTCCAACATTTCCCGTCGCGCCCCAGGACGAGCCCCGGACAACGCATCCGCCGCCTGCACCAGAACGGCCAGAACGGTAGATGGCTTTTCCTCTTCATGGTGTGCAGCGATCGCATGAACAATTTCAGGCGATTCACCATACTTACGTGCCAAATCAGCACCAATCATCGCATGAGAACCTTCAACCTCGTGGTCGACCGCCTTGCCAAGGTCATGGAGTAAGCCGGCCCGCTTGGCCTGCTTAA
This region of uncultured Desulfuromonas sp. genomic DNA includes:
- the tyrS gene encoding tyrosine--tRNA ligase, coding for MNFVEELTWRGMIHDIMPGTEEQLQKEMTSAYVGIDPTADSLHIGHLVSVMMLKHFQLAGHKPIALVGGATGMIGDPSGKSAERNLLDEKTLRHNEDCIKKQLAKFLDFESDAANAAELVNNYDWMKEFSFLEFIRDIGKHITVNYMMAKDSVKKRLSEESKVGLSFTEFTYQLVQGTDFLHLYREKNCKLQMGGSDQWGNITTGTELVRRKEAGEAFALTCPLITKADGGKFGKTESGNVWLDAKLTTPYKFYQFWLNVSDEDAEKYIKIFTLLGKDEVASLVAEQKAAPHERPLQKRLAKEVTCMVHSEEEYDKAVEASQILFGKATTESLAKLDKETFLSVFDGVPKFEVPRAKIDAGVPVVELLAAETAAFPSKGELRRTIKGNGLSLNKAKVTDQEYLVSEKDLINGAYILVQKGKKNYYIIEAI
- a CDS encoding TIGR00282 family metallophosphoesterase, which produces MKLLFVGDVVGRAGRQLLSRCLDRLVDRHAVDFIVVNGENAAGGFGLTEDVVREFRKLGVHVITSGNHIWDKREFAAQLDRFDDVLRPGNYPDGAPGRGLGLYETSAGIQVAVINLEGRVFMNNLDCPFRLADQYLSGLPESVRVVMVDFHAEATSEKMALAHYLDGRVSVVVGTHTHVPTADEHILPGGTAYQTDVGMTGSRDSVIGIRKEIAVEKFVTQLPARFEVAKKDPVLCAVLIDIDESTGQARHIERVMEVAE